In Nitrospira sp., the genomic window TCGTGGCGTCCTTCGACCCGTCGTTGATCACGACGATTTCATATTCCGAATAACTGAGTTGCAGCAGCGAGCGAATGGAGCCGGCAATCGTGGCGGCTTCATTGTATGCCGGGACCAGAATACTGATCTGCGGCTCGAAGCCCGTATAACTGCGCGGCAGGCTTTCCAGCACACGTTCCTGCAGGTATTGCCGCAAGTGGACGATGGCAATGAGGTCCAGCATCAAGTATGCGGCGGTCAGGCCGAGAAAGTAGAGCAGGAACAGCCATTCGGAAATTGAAATGAGGGTTTCTAGCCACATGGATCAGTGTCTCGTGCGTTCAATCAGAATGGGCAGAGTGCGGTGGCTGCGAGTGATGGCGTCCCTTTGTCTGACGGGGTTCGCAGGAATCGGTCTCGACGTCCCGATCCCCCCCGTACAGGCTGCCGATGTTCCCTTGTCGGGACCCATTCCTTCCACCGTCTACGAAATTGAACTGACCTATATCGGCGAGGGCACGAATCCAACCGTCGCCTTCAGCGGACCTCCGCCGACTGCGGCCCCTCTTCCTTATCGACCGTTTGTGCCCATTCTTGAACTGCAGAACCGTCTCGGGGAGGTCCGGACCTTCGGCCCCTGTCGGGGGCAGATGACCAAGACGGACGGGGGCATCGCGTTGCAGTGGAGTGGTGATGGAGCAATCCGATGCGGACAGCGTCTTGAACTGCATCAGGCGGGAAAGCCCGTGGATTTGCTGTCCTACCGGATATTGCGGTTGCGTGGTCGTACGACCGGACCTGTAGTGGTTGGTATCGAAGATCTGGCCGGCTACAAGCGTGAGGACAACCAAAGTCTCAGAACGGTGACGGGCTCCTTCGATCTGACGCTTCCCCTTCGGGAGATCGGCCGGGTCGTCGATCTGCGGCAGGTCACGGCCCTCGTGGTGTCCACTGATGGGCAAGGCGGACAGATTCAGTTCGACAAGATTGAGGTAACACAGGAAGCGCCGGCCGCAGTGAGCCTCCCAGGGACCGGCTTCTGGGTGTGGAATTACCGACAAGCCATCAGGGATCCGGACGTGGTGGTGGGGACCTGTCGTGCGCAGGGCTGCTCACGGGTGTTGATTCAAGTGCCGTCGCAATCTGATGACGAGGGGCTTTGGCGCGAGTATGTGCACCTCATGGGCAAGGTCCGGAGCGCCGGAATCGAGCCATGGGCGTTGGACGGCGATCCCGAAGCCATACAGGAACCGCAACGATTGGCCGATAAGGTACGAAGGCTGCTGCATCTCGCAACGTCCGGCCTGCTGGCGGGCATCCAGCTCGACCTCGAACCCTATCTCGTACCGGGGTTTCTGCAGGACGAGGCGCAACTTCGCCGGTATCTCAGCACCATCGAGACGGTGAAAGAGGCCATGCAAGGTCGCGCCAGGCTCTCCATGGTGATGCCTTTTTGGCTCGCCACGCCGACGGTCGGGGGACGGCCCCTGGCCTATGCCGTGATGGATCTCGCCGATGAAGTGGCCGTGATGAGCTACCGCACCGATCTCGATGAGGTGCAGGACATCGCCGACGATATCCTGCGGTATGGGTCGGTGAGCGGGATCCCGGTCTGGCTGGCCGTCGAGACGACGGTGTTGCCGGTTGAACAGCATGTGGTGTTGCGCCGGGCCCCAAAACCAGGGCACGCGGATGCCCTCTTAGATCGCGACCACCATCTGTTGCGGTGGCGACCGATGGACGAGCCGAGCAATGCAGGTCTGCATCGGGAGTGGTTCCGGGTGCATCGACGATTCACAGTCAGGCCGGAACAGCTGTCGTTTGCCGGTCGTGCTCGTGTCCAGGTGTCCTCGGCAATTCAGGAGATACTGCGCACCACCTCGCACCCCAGTTTTGCGGGGGTGATGATTCACGATCTCGATGGATTCCGCGCCCTCGCCGAATAACGTCGGGTGTGTCGGGAGAACAGGGTCGTCACGGATGAACGATCCCCGCAAGTGGATGAATCAACGAATGTCTGCAGCCGGTCTGCTGGCGGGGAGCCTGCTCGCGGCGGGCTGGTTTTCCGTGCCGACCACGATGATTGCCGCCATGGCGCCGGATTCCTCTCCGCGTCAGATTCTCCAACAAGCCAAAGCCATGGAAGCGGAACAGCGGTATGAGGAAGCCATTGCGGCCTACCGGCAATACCTCATGGCCAGGCCGGACCATGATGATGTGCGGGCGACGGTGGCGAAACTCCTGTCCTGGCAGGGACAATGGGATGACGCCATCGCCATTTACCGCGATCTTCTGACCCGCCAACCGCTGGATCATGACAACCGTGTGAGTCTGGCTCGAGTCCTGTCCTGGAAGAAGCAATTCGCCGAGGCGCGGGAAGAATTTGAACGGGTGCTTCACGATGAGCCGACGCATGCCGAGGCCCTGGCGGGCCTGGGGGATCTGCTGTTGTGGAACGGGCAACGTGAGCAGGCGCTTCCGTACTACGAACGGGCGGTCGCGGCTTCCGGGGATGAAGCGTTGGAGGCACGGTTGCGGGCCGTGAAAGCCGAGATCGAATCGGCTACTCCGGCTTCCGATCCGCCGTCTACCCGCAGCAGCGAACCGGAACCGACCGATGGAAGTCGGGCGTTGGAGCGAGGCCGCCGCTTGGAAACGATGCGCCAGCCTGAGGACGCGTTGACTGTGTATCGCGAGGGTCTTCGAGCGTCTCCAGGCCATGATGAACTGCGCGCTGCCGTGGCACGGCTGCTGTCCTGGCAAGGGGCTCATGCCGAAGCCGCCGGGTTGTACCGGGAGGTGTTGGCTCGTCATCCGGAGGATCAAGACATTCGCGTGGCGCTGGCGCAAGTGTTGTCGTGGCAGAAACAGTTTGACGAGGCTGGGCGGCTGTACCGGGAGGTTTTACAGGCGGAGCCGACTCAGATCGAGGCTCGTCGTGGACTGGCGGAGGTGGCGCATTGGCGGGGTGACCGATCGGAGGCCCTGGAGCGCTATGAGGCGCTGTTGGCCGAAACACAGGATCCAGAAAGCGAAGAAAGGCTGCGGGCCATTCGGGCGGAAATACAGGCCGCGGTACCCTCTGTTGCCGAGCCGCCTGCCAGCGTTGCCTTGACAGAGGCGCGGCCGTTGCAGCCGCTGAGGAATCTCATGGAACGGGCCACCAGATTCGAGGTGGCCAAGCAGTATCACGAGGCGGAAGGCGTCTACCGCGAGGCGCTGCAGGATTATCCTGACAACGACGAGATCCGTAGCGCGTTGGCGCGCCTGTTGTCCTGGCAAGGGGCTCATGCCGAAGCTGCCGAGTTGTACCGCGAGGTGTTGACGCGGCATCCGGAGGATCAAGACATTCGCGTCGCGCTGGCGCAGGTGTTGTCGTGGCAGAAACAGTTCGAGGAGGCGGGTCGGTTATACCGAGAGGTGTTGCAGGCCGAGCCGACCCAGATCGAGGCTCGCCGTGGACTGGCGGAGGTGGCGCATTGGCGAGGTGATCGCTCGGAGGCCCTGGAGCGCTATGAGGCGCTGTTGGCCGAGACTCACGACCCGGCCATTGAGCAGCGGATTCATGCGGTGCAATCGGAATTGCTGGTCTCGCCACGGGCTTCGGTGGGGCAGGGGCTGACCGGACTGCGGCTTCCCTACCGGGATTACGCCAAGATCGGTTATGGCCACTATTCCTATACCAAGAATCAACCGGACGAGCGTGACCTGTTATTTGAAATAGCCAAGCCCTTCGGGAATCAAACGCTGGTCTTGCGAGTTGAACCGATCAATCGGTTTGGATTCCACGACACGCCGGTCTCGGCCGAGTTTTATAGCCCCTTGTGGCAGCGAGCCTGGGGATATGTCGCGGCACAGGGGACGGTGAATCCGAATTTTTCCCCCAACTACTCCTTTATTGGGGAGGTGGCGCAAGGACTGGGTGGGGTGCATGCCTCGCTTGCGCCCATCGAGCTGTCGTTCGGCTACCGGCGATTAAATTATAAGCAGGACGACATTGATCTGCTGATGCCTGGGCTGACGGTCTTCCTGCCCTTCAATCTCTGGCTGACCGAAAAGGTGTATCTCATTCCCAACACGGGCGCGGTCACTCTGGCCTCTCAGCTCACCTGGCGACCGACGGAACGCCTGCAGTTCTTCGCGTCCGGCTCGTTCGGCACCTCCGGTGAACGGATCGTGGCGGCGCAGGACTTTACCCGTGTAGGGAGCCGTACGATTCAAGGGGGCGTCACGTTTCCGATCAACGAGCGATTCTCCGCCGAAGCGGCCGGATACTATGAGGACCGTGGATTTCTCTATGTCCGTCGGGGCGGCAACTTCAACCTGATCTATCATTGGTGAGTAGATGCTGCATCGCACGAGTGTCCGTATCGGTGGTCTCGCGTTCCTCATGCTGCTCCTGCTGATGGGCGGCTGGGCGCTCTTCTGGTCGCAATCCGACCGGCCCTACGAGGTTCCGGAACAGGACTTTTACCGGTTTCCCGGTCTGTCGGGGCCCAATCATGTCACAGTCGTGCCGCCGAAAGTGCCGACCTCCTGGAACAGGTATGGGCAGGGATCGAGCAGTCGTCTGGCGATTCTGCTGACCGATCCGGACTCCTGTTGGCTCGCGTTGGCCCACGGGCTCAAGTCGATCGGCGTGCCCTTCCGCATCACACGAGACGTGCGGGAAGCCCTGTCTCACCGGACGGTCTTGGTCTACCCGATGATCTCAGGAAAAGTGCTGAATCCTGCGGAGTTGCAGGCGCTGGCGGAATTTCCGAAGACAGGTGGTACGTTGATCGGCGTGCAGGTGCTGGGTGGTGGATTGAATCAGGTGTTCGGGTTTCGTGATGCCGTTGCCTCGCGTCAGCGGTATGACCTGACATTTTCCGGGGGTGCTCCGCTGCTGTCGGAACTGACCGATCCACAAGAACGAACGTTGCGAATCGGTGTTCGGGAAAAAAACCTGGAGGTGATGGGTACGTACGGCTATACCGACGCGGCAACGCCGCTCGCGCGTTTTGACGATGGCACCGCCGCCGTCACACAGGTCGCACATGAGCGTGGCCGGGCCTATGCCATCGGCGTGGATCTCGGGTTTCTGCTGTCGAAAGGCTACAACAATCGCGGAGATGAACTAGTCAAGACCTTCGACAATCAGTTTGATCCGACGCTGGACGTGTGGCTGCGGCTGCTCAAATCCATCTACCGTGCGACGGAAGAGCGGGCGGTGACGCTCGGCACGGTGCCGTTCGGGAAATCGCTCTCCGTCATGTTGACGCACGATGTCGATTTTACCCAGTCCATGAACAATGCGGTGGACTATGCGGAGTACGAGAAGAGTCAGGGGCTGGTCGGCACCTATTTCATTCAAGTGAAATATATTCGCGACTACAACGATGACATCTTCTTCAACGACGAAGGGGTGCGTCACCTGGCGCGTCTTGCCGAGCTCGGGATGGAGGTGGGAAGTCATACGATCGCGCATTCGAAGGTGTTCGACCAGTTTCCCGTGGGGACTGGTCGTGAATCCTATCCCTCCTACGCGCCGTTTGTGAAAAGCCGGAGAACGGCCTTCAACGCCAGCCTGCTGGGCGAACTGCGGGTCAGCAAGTTCCTCATCGATCATTTCTCAGGACAGGACATTGTCTCGTTCAGGCCGGGGGAATTGTCGAATCCATTCGGGCTGCCTCAAGCACTGCATGCAACAGGGTTTCGGTTCAGTTCAACTGCCACGGCGAATAACTCGCTCACCCACCTGCCCTATCAATTGACGTACGACCGCCTGACAGAGAGTGAAGTCGATGTGTTTGAGTTTCCCGTGACGATCGAAGATGAAGAATTTCCGAAGTTGGGTGACCGGCTTCCGCAAGCGCTTGAGCTGGCGCGGAAGCTCAGCCGGTATGGAGGCTCGATGGTGGTGCTCATTCATCCGAATGTCCTCGACCACAAGCTCGCGTTCGAGAAGGGGTTCGTGGAAGGCGTGCGTCCTTCTGCCTGGTTTGGTTCGGTGGGAGGGTTCGGCCGGTGGTGGGCGGCGCGCGATCAAGTTCAATTGGATGTGGTGCGCGAGTCGACGGAACTGCGGGTGACGCTGACGGCGCCAAGTCCCGTCTCCGGGTTGACCCTTGAGGTGCCGAACGGATGGGAACTTGCGCGTTCCGGCTCCTCTGTGCAGGGGGTGGAGCAACAGGGAACGATCGTGACCGTCCCCGAGTTGCAGGGCACCCACACCGTCCGATTGACGCCGCGTGCCATGATTCCCGCAGGCCGTCGCGCGTCACCGGCCGGTCGTCGCACCTAAGCTGCGTTCGAACGGGTGGTCAGTCTCCCAAGCGACATGGCGCGCGCGGCGACTTCCTAGGCCGTGCGCACCTGTGGAGGGATGGCGGAATTCGGCTGGTCCGTCTTCACGTGTGACTGCGCCATGAATGGAAGCAAGTGTTCCTTTGCCTCGACGGTGGTGAGCGCCTCACAGAGTTGCG contains:
- a CDS encoding tetratricopeptide repeat protein gives rise to the protein MNQRMSAAGLLAGSLLAAGWFSVPTTMIAAMAPDSSPRQILQQAKAMEAEQRYEEAIAAYRQYLMARPDHDDVRATVAKLLSWQGQWDDAIAIYRDLLTRQPLDHDNRVSLARVLSWKKQFAEAREEFERVLHDEPTHAEALAGLGDLLLWNGQREQALPYYERAVAASGDEALEARLRAVKAEIESATPASDPPSTRSSEPEPTDGSRALERGRRLETMRQPEDALTVYREGLRASPGHDELRAAVARLLSWQGAHAEAAGLYREVLARHPEDQDIRVALAQVLSWQKQFDEAGRLYREVLQAEPTQIEARRGLAEVAHWRGDRSEALERYEALLAETQDPESEERLRAIRAEIQAAVPSVAEPPASVALTEARPLQPLRNLMERATRFEVAKQYHEAEGVYREALQDYPDNDEIRSALARLLSWQGAHAEAAELYREVLTRHPEDQDIRVALAQVLSWQKQFEEAGRLYREVLQAEPTQIEARRGLAEVAHWRGDRSEALERYEALLAETHDPAIEQRIHAVQSELLVSPRASVGQGLTGLRLPYRDYAKIGYGHYSYTKNQPDERDLLFEIAKPFGNQTLVLRVEPINRFGFHDTPVSAEFYSPLWQRAWGYVAAQGTVNPNFSPNYSFIGEVAQGLGGVHASLAPIELSFGYRRLNYKQDDIDLLMPGLTVFLPFNLWLTEKVYLIPNTGAVTLASQLTWRPTERLQFFASGSFGTSGERIVAAQDFTRVGSRTIQGGVTFPINERFSAEAAGYYEDRGFLYVRRGGNFNLIYHW